The proteins below come from a single Desulfitobacterium metallireducens DSM 15288 genomic window:
- the dnaG gene encoding DNA primase: protein MGGEKQSVDYRIPEDIVEDIRIHADIVEIISEYVSLQRKGKNFLGLCPFHSEKTPSFTVTPDKQMYYCFGCHAGGNAFSFLMKKENWSFPETLEHLAHKYGIMLPEKELSPREKEQQARRHRWEELHELATDYFHDILMNRPEGEPGRQYFSKRGVDLQTMNTFRLGYAPERWEGLLEALAPRGVRPEELAEVGLAIEREAHEGKVSRGYYDRFRNRVIFAILDSRQKPIAFGGRVLDDALPKYLNSPETAFFSKGHHLYGMNRAYQGIREYGFALLCEGYMDVIALQKAGFTHAVASLGTALTRDQAKLLRRYSRRIVVVYDSDKPGIQATLRAGEILKEEGFRVDVLSLVGAKDPDEYLQSQGSEKFKEDLDQAKPYIEFKYQVYIQDHSVHSAPEKRELVSALAGDILKVTSPVEREGYERFLSLELGLTLEAVQLEIASKDRNKPKNLRENEYSTANQDISVKNRDNINRYVNPVPSAIPVPSGVIRAERILLRLLLEQLVSFAQVEAELDKDFWKVPIHQQLFNAIEEVQLQNRTGIPINVSEELQSQIANIMVEEADVSQPEKLFQDCLRQIRSIQSEETVEELQTRMVSLEKSGDMAGAMALLKEIGERLKSGEK, encoded by the coding sequence ATGGGTGGCGAAAAACAGTCTGTGGATTATAGAATTCCCGAAGATATCGTTGAAGACATTAGAATACATGCAGATATTGTAGAAATTATCTCTGAGTACGTTTCTTTACAGCGCAAAGGGAAAAACTTTTTAGGACTATGTCCGTTCCATTCCGAAAAAACCCCAAGTTTCACCGTGACTCCAGATAAACAGATGTATTATTGTTTTGGCTGTCATGCGGGGGGGAATGCATTTTCCTTTCTGATGAAGAAAGAAAATTGGAGTTTTCCTGAAACGCTCGAGCATTTAGCTCATAAATATGGGATTATGCTTCCTGAAAAGGAACTTTCGCCTCGAGAAAAGGAGCAACAAGCCCGTAGACATCGTTGGGAAGAGCTCCATGAACTGGCCACCGATTATTTTCATGATATTCTGATGAATCGACCTGAGGGCGAACCCGGTCGGCAGTATTTTTCGAAACGGGGAGTCGATCTCCAAACGATGAATACGTTTCGGCTGGGGTATGCACCTGAACGTTGGGAGGGATTGCTTGAGGCACTTGCGCCTCGGGGAGTCCGTCCTGAGGAATTAGCAGAAGTCGGTCTAGCCATTGAACGAGAGGCTCATGAAGGCAAAGTCAGTCGGGGATATTACGACCGCTTTCGTAATCGTGTTATTTTTGCCATTTTAGATTCACGGCAGAAACCGATTGCGTTTGGTGGACGTGTATTAGATGACGCTTTACCCAAATATTTAAACTCTCCAGAAACTGCGTTTTTTAGCAAAGGACATCATTTATATGGAATGAACCGAGCTTATCAAGGCATACGTGAATACGGATTTGCTTTGCTTTGTGAAGGGTACATGGATGTCATCGCGTTGCAAAAAGCGGGTTTTACACATGCGGTTGCTTCTTTGGGAACAGCGCTCACTAGAGATCAAGCCAAGCTTTTAAGACGCTACTCGCGACGCATTGTAGTCGTTTATGATTCAGACAAGCCGGGGATTCAAGCGACGCTTCGGGCGGGCGAGATATTGAAGGAAGAGGGCTTTCGAGTTGATGTTTTAAGCTTAGTAGGGGCCAAAGATCCTGATGAATATCTACAATCCCAAGGCTCTGAAAAGTTCAAGGAAGACTTGGATCAGGCTAAACCTTATATTGAATTTAAATATCAGGTTTATATCCAAGATCATTCAGTGCATAGTGCTCCAGAGAAAAGAGAACTCGTGAGTGCCTTAGCTGGAGATATACTTAAAGTGACGAGCCCAGTCGAAAGAGAAGGGTATGAACGCTTTTTAAGTTTGGAATTAGGTCTTACATTAGAGGCAGTTCAGTTAGAGATTGCAAGTAAAGACAGGAATAAGCCGAAAAATCTGCGAGAAAATGAATATTCCACAGCAAATCAGGATATTTCTGTGAAAAACAGAGATAATATCAATAGGTATGTAAATCCTGTTCCTTCTGCCATACCGGTACCCAGCGGAGTCATTCGGGCAGAACGAATTCTTCTACGCCTTTTGCTGGAACAGTTAGTGTCTTTCGCTCAAGTCGAAGCGGAACTCGATAAGGATTTTTGGAAAGTCCCAATCCATCAACAACTTTTTAACGCGATTGAGGAAGTTCAACTTCAAAACAGAACAGGAATTCCGATCAATGTGTCGGAAGAATTACAAAGCCAAATCGCGAATATCATGGTTGAAGAGGCAGATGTTTCTCAGCCGGAAAAGCTTTTTCAGGATTGTTTACGTCAAATTCGGTCGATCCAGTCGGAAGAAACGGTAGAAGAATTGCAGACCCGTATGGTATCTTTAGAAAAATCCGGTGATATGGCAGGGGCGATGGCCCTGTTAAAAGAGATAGGAGAGCGGTTGAAAAGTGGCGAAAAGTAA